A region from the Candidatus Methanoperedens sp. genome encodes:
- the cas3 gene encoding CRISPR-associated helicase Cas3', whose translation MYQFSNIKSHPDLPLESHLSQVADIAINLLENKKVDFSKLGISKTHIKELIKRTGFFHDIGKATPYFQNRLSTGKKAPNGEHQHTGLSTILAYKPIMDYCKENKLEGYIALAPLIAIKCHHSEFSKSLPNDGAMELRIKSFHKEILELSDLKNIGLSINDYPPNPLDVDCKIEDLLFDVDRCSSEQKIKFRLLTLFIYSLLLEADKAYLAVKDKELYQRKAISIDKSTVDNFKINKFKNKTGIINKDREEASFEVNNQINNINLDNRIYSLTLPTGMGKTLLAASWALKLREKINEKDGFLPQVIVALPFLSIIDQSAKTYEEFLGNPNEDIFLKTHSLSPFEFNGYEQNAAEFFINIWKSQIIMTTFDQLLYTFLSFKPKHLMRFHNLMNSIIIMDEIQALPPHLWNPFNTFIKYITEIGNSYLLVMSATQPRFLDNAIEIVTDKKVGELVKGPERYFEKLSRYKLILKHKEPKAIDDFIEEMKTELKNLKENKIMFVLNTRDCAKRIYEKLKEYSDGRETYFLSSYVIPKERLERIEKIKNSDRALVITTQCIEAGVDIDMDYVIRDLGPLDSIIQVAGRCNREGEKNTKSVDIIRLYDPNAKSPFSPNGEFNVMVYDELSIGATLKILDEVLKKEGKEIIESKVFDLAKQYFIELRRKDLGVSRTECLIDLSHEYKKNGKPNKFNIRSELRGNLKQYNLIVEKFVPDLKNEIEQIFNEKIDRWERRRKLKNISSKIAMNSISVNAYNFNPDEIANRGKGDFYFLESKYYDEDVGFNYKTPPSVYII comes from the coding sequence ATGTACCAGTTTTCTAATATTAAATCACATCCTGATTTACCACTTGAGAGTCATTTATCTCAGGTCGCAGATATAGCAATCAACCTATTAGAAAATAAAAAAGTGGATTTTTCAAAACTTGGAATTTCCAAAACACATATTAAAGAACTTATTAAAAGAACCGGATTCTTTCATGACATAGGAAAAGCTACGCCATATTTTCAGAATCGATTATCAACGGGAAAAAAGGCTCCAAATGGTGAACATCAGCATACAGGGTTATCGACCATCCTCGCTTATAAGCCTATCATGGATTATTGCAAAGAAAATAAACTTGAGGGTTATATTGCATTAGCGCCACTTATTGCGATTAAGTGCCATCATTCCGAATTTTCTAAATCATTGCCAAATGATGGTGCTATGGAATTACGCATAAAATCGTTTCACAAAGAGATTTTAGAACTATCCGACTTAAAAAACATTGGATTGTCTATTAATGATTACCCGCCTAATCCATTAGATGTTGATTGCAAAATTGAAGACTTATTATTTGATGTTGATAGATGTTCGTCGGAACAAAAAATTAAATTTCGATTATTGACTCTTTTTATTTATTCATTGCTTCTTGAAGCCGATAAAGCTTATTTGGCAGTTAAAGACAAGGAATTATATCAGCGAAAAGCAATAAGCATAGATAAATCTACAGTGGATAATTTTAAAATAAATAAATTTAAAAATAAAACTGGAATAATAAATAAAGACCGTGAAGAAGCCTCTTTTGAAGTAAATAACCAAATAAACAATATTAATTTAGACAATCGCATATATTCTCTTACTTTGCCAACCGGAATGGGTAAAACTTTATTGGCTGCTTCCTGGGCGTTAAAATTAAGAGAAAAAATAAATGAAAAAGACGGTTTCCTTCCTCAGGTAATTGTTGCGCTACCTTTTCTTTCTATAATAGATCAATCGGCTAAGACTTATGAAGAATTCCTAGGCAATCCAAATGAGGATATTTTTCTAAAAACGCACTCTCTTTCGCCTTTTGAGTTTAATGGCTATGAACAAAACGCAGCAGAGTTTTTTATTAATATTTGGAAATCCCAAATAATCATGACCACCTTCGATCAACTTTTATATACTTTTTTAAGTTTCAAACCAAAACACCTTATGCGCTTTCATAATTTGATGAACAGCATAATTATTATGGATGAAATACAGGCTTTGCCTCCCCACTTATGGAATCCATTTAACACTTTTATAAAATACATAACCGAAATTGGAAATAGTTATCTTCTTGTTATGTCAGCTACACAACCTCGTTTTTTAGATAATGCCATCGAAATAGTTACTGACAAAAAGGTAGGAGAATTAGTTAAAGGACCTGAAAGATATTTTGAAAAATTATCTCGCTATAAACTAATATTGAAACATAAGGAGCCCAAAGCCATAGATGATTTTATTGAAGAAATGAAAACTGAGCTTAAAAATTTAAAAGAAAATAAAATTATGTTTGTCCTCAATACGAGAGATTGTGCAAAAAGAATTTACGAAAAATTGAAAGAATATTCTGATGGCAGAGAAACATACTTTCTTTCATCTTATGTAATACCTAAAGAAAGATTGGAAAGAATCGAGAAAATAAAAAATTCAGACCGCGCTTTAGTTATAACCACCCAATGTATTGAAGCTGGTGTGGATATTGACATGGATTACGTTATTAGAGATTTAGGACCGTTAGATTCAATAATACAAGTTGCTGGACGATGCAACCGTGAAGGTGAAAAAAATACCAAGTCCGTAGATATCATTCGATTATATGATCCAAATGCAAAGAGTCCTTTCAGTCCAAATGGTGAATTTAATGTAATGGTTTATGACGAATTATCTATTGGAGCAACTCTTAAAATCTTAGATGAAGTCTTAAAGAAAGAAGGGAAAGAAATTATAGAAAGTAAGGTTTTTGACTTAGCAAAGCAATATTTTATTGAATTGCGCCGAAAAGATTTGGGAGTCTCTAGGACCGAATGTTTAATTGACTTATCCCACGAATACAAAAAAAACGGTAAACCAAATAAGTTCAATATTCGTTCAGAGTTAAGGGGAAATCTAAAACAATATAACTTGATTGTTGAAAAATTCGTACCTGATTTGAAGAATGAAATTGAGCAAATATTTAACGAAAAAATAGATCGATGGGAGCGAAGAAGAAAACTTAAAAACATTTCAAGCAAAATAGCAATGAATTCTATTTCGGTGAATGCATATAATTTTAATCCAGATGAAATTGCAAACCGAGGAAAAGGCGATTTTTATTTTCTTGAGTCGAAATATTATGATGAAGATGTTGGTTTTAATTATAAAACACCCCCAAGCGTATACATAATATGA
- a CDS encoding CRISPR-associated endonuclease Cas6, whose translation MLLKTFTLTLASTRPIHAPASLLRGFFATKFNEYSLFHQHNADRLIYRYPLVQYKMIDGAPMVIGINDGAEVLKQVYDKYDEIKLGEEVYEIVEKGIAVRNQEFGISDKFHSYEFITPWLALNQENYMKYYGLKSHEDRHEFLRKTLIGNLLSMSKTLDYQVPEEIKCDVQVNIRKSKLKDVNVMTFIGRFCTNFIIPDYLGIGKSVSRGFGAVIRNNDLKMNFNNIYQS comes from the coding sequence ATGCTCCTGAAAACCTTCACCCTCACTCTCGCCTCCACCCGCCCCATCCACGCCCCAGCCTCGCTTCTGCGCGGCTTCTTCGCCACAAAGTTCAACGAATACTCCCTCTTCCACCAGCACAATGCAGACAGGCTCATCTACCGCTACCCTCTCGTACAGTACAAGATGATAGACGGCGCGCCCATGGTCATCGGCATCAATGACGGCGCCGAAGTTTTAAAACAGGTTTATGATAAATACGATGAGATAAAACTCGGCGAGGAGGTTTATGAGATCGTCGAGAAAGGCATCGCTGTGAGAAATCAGGAGTTCGGGATAAGCGATAAGTTCCATTCCTATGAGTTCATCACACCATGGCTTGCGCTCAATCAGGAGAATTACATGAAGTACTACGGTCTTAAGAGTCATGAGGATAGACATGAATTCCTGAGAAAAACGCTCATTGGGAACCTTCTATCCATGTCGAAAACGCTGGATTATCAGGTGCCTGAAGAGATAAAATGCGATGTCCAGGTAAATATCAGGAAAAGCAAGTTGAAAGATGTAAACGTGATGACCTTCATCGGAAGATTCTGTACCAACTTCATCATACCTGATTATCTTGGCATCGGGAAATCGGTTTCAAGAGGATTTGGCGCCGTTATCAGAAATAATGATTTAAAAATGAACTTTAATAATATATACCAAAGTTAA
- a CDS encoding nucleotidyltransferase domain-containing protein gives MKSVTMQTKNKLPVEKLISKLNKEFEFINDEVEGILLYGSCALNTADERSDIDICIIKPRTHGILNRIFQKVGDKYDVKIFEELPLYVKIDIIENYKVVYGDEPSISYYFYNFRKNWEDMEYRIVNNRFRTVSEMNITRRRWFERRRQVPVKG, from the coding sequence GTGAAATCGGTGACCATGCAGACGAAAAATAAGTTGCCCGTTGAAAAACTCATCAGCAAGCTGAATAAAGAATTTGAATTTATAAACGACGAAGTTGAAGGTATTTTACTTTATGGTTCATGTGCATTGAATACTGCGGATGAACGCTCTGATATAGACATATGCATCATTAAACCCCGGACACACGGAATTTTGAACAGGATTTTTCAAAAGGTTGGCGATAAGTACGATGTGAAAATCTTCGAAGAGCTGCCCCTTTATGTAAAAATAGACATAATCGAAAACTACAAAGTGGTATACGGAGATGAGCCCTCGATTTCTTATTATTTCTACAATTTCAGAAAAAATTGGGAAGACATGGAATACAGGATAGTGAACAACAGATTCCGCACTGTATCTGAGATGAACATAACCAGGAGGAGATGGTTTGAAAGAAGAAGACAGGTACCTGTCAAAGGTTGA
- a CDS encoding DUF86 domain-containing protein — MKEEDRYLSKVERFTEEEEFISTHTIDNDVTERALLYSLQVVVEISMDIIAMKVRDMGLKVEDDATNIEKITDKKIISQNEGDFLRQMNGVRNFIVHRYDYLDMDIVNEALSRINELKGIIVKVAEY; from the coding sequence TTGAAAGAAGAAGACAGGTACCTGTCAAAGGTTGAAAGATTTACCGAGGAAGAAGAATTTATTTCTACACACACGATAGACAATGACGTAACCGAGCGCGCCTTGCTGTATTCTCTTCAGGTTGTAGTAGAGATATCCATGGATATAATTGCCATGAAAGTACGGGACATGGGCTTGAAGGTCGAAGATGACGCCACGAATATTGAAAAAATCACAGATAAAAAAATAATATCACAAAACGAAGGGGATTTTTTAAGACAGATGAACGGGGTCCGGAACTTCATAGTCCACAGGTATGATTATCTTGATATGGATATTGTAAATGAGGCTCTTTCAAGAATCAACGAGCTAAAAGGGATAATCGTAAAAGTGGCAGAATACTGA
- the cas1 gene encoding CRISPR-associated endonuclease Cas1: protein MQLVINTRGAYLKKEKNCFLVKNDDKSFEVSADKVDSILITTSATITTDAIEFAVENNIDIVFLNYFGDPYGRVWHSKLGSTTLIRRRQLEAEASSVGFNLARGWIAQKLENQLDFLKDLKKNRPDDYETFGQYIVKISQSKDDLMNMKGSLDEKRGSIMGMEGMASLTYFEALASIMPETWKFAGRSRDPAQDAFNCLLNYGYGVLYSQVEKACIIAGLDPYMGFLHTDNYNKKSFVFDLIEIFRIHIDRTVINLFSKKQVHEGLFDKIPGGLYMNKDGKAVLISAVNETLDKEIEYNGRNVKVRNTIQMECHSIANSLIK from the coding sequence ATGCAACTCGTAATAAACACGCGCGGCGCGTATCTCAAAAAGGAAAAGAACTGCTTCCTTGTGAAGAACGACGACAAGAGCTTTGAGGTTTCAGCCGACAAGGTGGACAGCATACTCATAACAACTTCAGCGACCATTACCACAGATGCTATCGAATTTGCAGTTGAGAACAATATTGATATTGTATTCCTGAACTACTTTGGCGATCCTTACGGCAGGGTGTGGCACTCCAAGCTTGGAAGCACGACACTTATACGGCGCCGGCAGCTTGAAGCTGAAGCCTCATCTGTGGGGTTCAACCTGGCGCGCGGCTGGATAGCGCAGAAGCTTGAGAACCAGCTTGATTTCCTCAAAGACCTGAAAAAGAACCGACCCGATGACTATGAGACTTTCGGGCAGTACATTGTGAAAATTAGCCAATCGAAGGATGACCTCATGAACATGAAAGGCTCACTTGACGAAAAGCGCGGCTCGATAATGGGGATGGAGGGCATGGCTTCATTGACGTATTTCGAGGCGCTAGCCAGCATTATGCCAGAGACATGGAAGTTTGCAGGAAGAAGCCGTGACCCGGCGCAGGATGCTTTCAACTGCCTCCTCAACTACGGTTACGGGGTTCTGTATTCACAGGTCGAAAAAGCATGCATCATCGCAGGACTTGACCCATATATGGGCTTCCTGCACACCGATAATTATAACAAGAAATCCTTTGTTTTCGACCTTATTGAGATTTTCAGGATACATATCGACAGGACGGTTATAAACCTTTTTTCAAAAAAACAGGTGCATGAGGGCTTATTCGACAAAATCCCCGGCGGCTTATACATGAATAAGGATGGTAAAGCGGTATTGATCTCAGCGGTCAATGAAACCCTTGACAAAGAAATCGAATACAATGGGCGCAATGTCAAAGTCAGGAACACGATCCAGATGGAATGCCACAGCATAGCGAACAGTTTGATAAAATAG
- the cas2 gene encoding CRISPR-associated endonuclease Cas2, with product MTMVWVVYDIADNTTRKNVARICLDKGLYRVQKSVFLGTLNANDRDSLALECEEEIDLDVDSVYVFPMDDESFRKVKLLGQAFDKELVSDEVLTKFF from the coding sequence ATGACAATGGTTTGGGTGGTTTACGATATTGCAGATAACACCACGCGCAAGAACGTCGCACGCATCTGCCTTGACAAAGGGCTGTACCGGGTGCAAAAGAGCGTTTTTCTTGGTACTCTTAATGCAAACGATAGGGATTCTCTCGCCCTGGAATGCGAGGAAGAAATCGACCTCGATGTTGATTCTGTATATGTTTTTCCGATGGATGACGAATCGTTCAGGAAAGTAAAGCTCCTCGGTCAGGCTTTTGACAAAGAGCTTGTGAGTGATGAGGTATTGACAAAATTCTTTTGA
- the cas4 gene encoding CRISPR-associated protein Cas4: MTAGDTIITISDVLEYLFCPRFIYFMHCLDIPQHEESRFKVLKGREVHEEKRITNTEYLRKKLGVVKKELNVFIASKKNHIKGIVDEILFLDDGTAAPFEYKFAEFKDTIFKTHKFQLVLHAIMIKENYNIDVRRGFICFTRSNNHIEEVDFTEKDFKKGIEIVDEILEIIDKGFYPGKSKYKNKCIDCCYSNICT, from the coding sequence ATGACTGCCGGAGATACGATTATCACCATTTCTGATGTGCTTGAGTACCTTTTCTGCCCGCGTTTCATTTATTTTATGCACTGCCTGGATATCCCGCAGCATGAGGAATCGAGGTTCAAGGTTTTGAAGGGAAGGGAAGTCCATGAGGAAAAACGGATAACGAATACGGAGTACCTGCGAAAGAAACTCGGAGTTGTGAAAAAAGAACTGAACGTATTCATTGCTTCAAAAAAGAACCACATTAAAGGGATTGTGGACGAGATTCTGTTCCTTGATGACGGGACTGCAGCGCCTTTTGAATATAAATTTGCTGAGTTCAAGGATACTATTTTCAAAACCCACAAATTCCAACTAGTGCTGCATGCCATCATGATTAAAGAGAATTACAACATTGATGTAAGAAGAGGATTTATCTGTTTTACACGAAGCAATAACCACATCGAAGAGGTGGATTTTACGGAAAAGGATTTTAAAAAAGGAATTGAAATCGTTGATGAAATCCTTGAAATCATTGACAAAGGCTTTTATCCGGGTAAGTCCAAATATAAGAATAAGTGCATTGACTGCTGTTACAGTAACATCTGCACCTGA